One Silene latifolia isolate original U9 population chromosome 4, ASM4854445v1, whole genome shotgun sequence DNA segment encodes these proteins:
- the LOC141653358 gene encoding uncharacterized protein LOC141653358, with translation MPVHEIRRAYKRPAISDQQKRRELSLLRQQQQRLDAQSHARRLASTLFSLTATTATNSEEPGIDIEIDTEIASSKEFEIEEDLEEEEDGGDSKNVEIRDVRQASRLGGQDARRWFARQLMLPEWMIDVPDRLSQDWYVLARPAGKRCFVVSINGTTVSRLRNGSVLHLFPSGLPCGARTRENSGSPQSYCILDCIFHETDQTYYVIDMVCWKGYSLYDCNAEFRFFWLNSKLTECGACEPPSHYHKYKFSPVPVYNCDQAGLLSAYTGQVSYVKDGLLFYNKHALYQAGNTPLTLVWKDEKCSQYVIDTDNKGQVPNKQQVVLELQNDGKLTTSDDPHVVFGSVDQDFVQKLGLHPGNLLRFAINDGGLIFIDGKLEKADLVYQDKPNRGRAFADSYSKVVFQYMARRSPLSIDDLVASINSSAEEDKASDVDMAC, from the exons ATGCCGGTACACGAAATCCGTAGAGCATACAAGCGTCCGGCGATCTCCGACCAACAAAAGCGTCGAGAACTCTCTCTCCTCCGTCAACAACAACAACGTCTGGACGCACAGTCACATGCTCGCCGCCTCGCTTCAACCCTCTTCTCTCTCaccgccaccaccgccaccaaCTCTGAAGAACCCGGTATCGATATTGAGATTGACACCGAAATCGCTTCGTCTAAGGAATTTGAAATTGAAGAGGATTTGGAAGAGGAGGAGGATGGTGGTGATAGTAAGAATGTTGAAATAAGGGATGTAAGACAAGCGTCTAGGCTTGGTGGGCAAGATGCTCGACGGTGGTTTGCTCGTCAGCTTATGCTTCCTGAGTGGATGATTGATGTTCCTGATCGTCTTTCTCAAGACTG GTATGTATTAGCAAGGCCTGCTGGAAAACGATGCTTTGTGGTCTCGATCAATGGGACAACAGTTAGTAGACTGCGTAATGGATCTGTGTTGCATCTTTTTCCATCTGGCCTACCATGTGGAGCTAGAACACGAGAGAATTCTGGATCTCCCCAATCATATTGTATTCTCGATTGCATATTCCATGAG ACTGACCAGACATACTATGTGATCGACATGGTATGCTGGAAAGGGTATTCACTTTATGACTGTAATGCGGAGTTCAGATTTTTCTGGTTGAACTCCAAGCTTACAGAGTGTGGAGCTTGTGAACCACCTTCACACTACCACAAGTACAAGTTTAGTCCGGTCCCTGTCTACAACTGCGACCAGGCTGGATTGCTCTCAGCATATACAGGACAAGTATCTTATGTCAAAGATGGCCTTCTATTTTATAATAA ACACGCACTTTATCAAGCTGGAAATACACCGCTGACGTTAGTGTGGAAAGACGAGAAGTGTAGTCAGTACGTGATTGATACAGACAATAAAGGGCAAGTTCCAAACAAACAACAG GTGGTTCTAGAGCTTCAAAATGATGGCAAGCTAACTACATCTGATGATCCACATGTTGTGTTTGGTTCCGTAGACCAGGACTTTGTACAGAAG TTGGGGTTACATCCTGGTAATCTTCTGCGATTTGCGATAAATGACGGAGGTTTGATTTTCATTGATGGGAAACTCGAAAAGGCGGATTTAGTATATCAAGACAAGCCAAATCGTGGACGTGCTTTTGCTGATAGTTACTCAAAG GTTGTATTTCAATATATGGCGCGCCGTTCTCCTCTTAGTATTGATGATTTGGTTGCATCTATCAACTCGTCAGCAGAAGAAGACAAAGCCAGTGATGTTGACATGGCTTGCTGA